In Chitinophaga sp. H8, the sequence CAATCAAAAGTAAAACGCATCAACCCTGGCATGCCCATCCCTCCTGCTACTACCGCTATTCATGGTATCAGCGACGCGGACGTAAAGGACTGCCCTACTTTTAAACAGGTAGCCAACGAGTTTAAAGTGTTTATGGATAACTGTGACCTGGCCGGATACAACTCCAACCGCTTCGATATTCCAATGCTGGTAGAAGAGTTTTTAAGGGCAGAACTGGAGTTTGATGTCACCAAACGTAAACTGATTGACGTACAACGGATTTTCCACCTCATGGAAAAAAGAACCCTGAGTGCTGCCTATAAATTTTATTGCGACAAACTCCTGGAAAATGCCCATAGCGCCGAAGCGGATGCCCTGGCTACTTATGAAATCCTGGAAGCACAACTGGGCCGCTACGAACAACTGCAAACAGATGTAGACTCCCTGGCCGACTTTACAAAAGAAGAAGACTTTGTAGACTTTGCCCGCCGCATTGTGATGCAGGGTGGTGTGGAAGTGTTTAATTTCGGGAAAAATAAAGGCCGCCCGGTAAGGGATGTATTAAAAGCAGAACCCCAATATTACGACTGGATGATGAAAGCTGATTTCCCCCTCAATACCAAACAAAAGTTGTCGGAAATCTATCACAATATGATGTTAAAAAAAATCTAATGTTTAGCAGGAAGATTCTATCTTGCAACCGAAATACACTATTTTCGCAGTCCAAAAATTATATCAGCTGAT encodes:
- a CDS encoding 3'-5' exonuclease codes for the protein MPTLQLKRPLAVIDLETTGTNVASDRIIEIAVIKVFPDKTTQSKVKRINPGMPIPPATTAIHGISDADVKDCPTFKQVANEFKVFMDNCDLAGYNSNRFDIPMLVEEFLRAELEFDVTKRKLIDVQRIFHLMEKRTLSAAYKFYCDKLLENAHSAEADALATYEILEAQLGRYEQLQTDVDSLADFTKEEDFVDFARRIVMQGGVEVFNFGKNKGRPVRDVLKAEPQYYDWMMKADFPLNTKQKLSEIYHNMMLKKI